In Methylotenera sp. L2L1, the following proteins share a genomic window:
- a CDS encoding L-threonylcarbamoyladenylate synthase — MRVSLEQAIAELKSGGVVAIPTETVYGLAADATNDSALKKIFEIKQRPADHPLIVHIGDMNQVSNWATTFPEVAVNLAKAFWPGPLTLVLPAQPHVSRVVRGDEATVALRVPNHPVALALLTHGGLSVAAPSANLFTQLSPTTAAHVEAGLGESIPVLDGGACNVGIESTIVSVSANGQWQLLRPGMISEDDIAEVATAHHQVSSAVSADAQQALPKVPGQHALHYSPRTPLLLFKDRQALIQEGEALQAAGLSCAAMLIGDSNDSELNCQSITLPNSPDKAAELLYSSLHHLDAMKVDRLLVELPPALPAWLAVLDRLSRAGYR; from the coding sequence GACCAACGATAGTGCACTTAAGAAAATATTCGAGATTAAACAACGCCCGGCAGACCACCCGTTGATTGTACATATTGGTGACATGAACCAAGTGAGTAATTGGGCAACGACGTTTCCCGAAGTTGCCGTTAATCTGGCAAAAGCCTTTTGGCCCGGCCCATTAACGTTGGTGTTACCTGCACAGCCCCATGTGTCACGCGTCGTGCGTGGTGATGAAGCAACCGTCGCGCTACGAGTGCCTAACCATCCGGTTGCGTTGGCATTGCTTACGCATGGTGGTTTAAGCGTTGCAGCACCTTCTGCCAATTTATTTACCCAGCTTAGCCCGACAACAGCCGCACATGTTGAAGCGGGATTGGGTGAATCAATTCCAGTGCTAGATGGCGGCGCCTGCAATGTGGGGATAGAGTCAACCATTGTGAGCGTCTCTGCCAATGGGCAATGGCAGTTGCTACGCCCGGGTATGATTAGTGAGGATGATATTGCTGAGGTAGCCACCGCTCATCATCAAGTGTCCTCTGCCGTGAGTGCAGATGCCCAACAGGCGCTACCTAAAGTGCCGGGTCAGCATGCATTGCACTATTCACCCCGCACGCCATTGCTGTTGTTTAAAGACAGGCAGGCACTGATTCAAGAAGGCGAAGCATTGCAAGCCGCGGGGTTGTCTTGTGCGGCGATGCTGATTGGCGATAGTAATGATAGCGAGCTAAACTGCCAATCGATCACGTTACCTAACTCGCCAGATAAGGCGGCTGAGCTGTTATATAGTAGCTTACATCACTTAGATGCGATGAAAGTCGACCGCTTATTGGTGGAGCTACCACCTGCTTTACCCGCATGGCTGGCGGTATTGGATAGATTAAGTCGCGCTGGATATCGATGA